In Fluviicola taffensis DSM 16823, the following are encoded in one genomic region:
- a CDS encoding magnesium chelatase: MKKINTLGELKASGYQTKSVKEELRSNLMEALKTGKQPFEGIHGYENTVIPELERAILAKHNINLLGLRGQAKTRLARLMVNLLDEWMPIIQGSEVNDDPLAPLSRYAKDLIAEKGDETPISWVHRDERFAEKLATPDVTIADLIGDVDPIKAANMKLSYADERVIHFGMIPRANRCIFVINELPDLQARIQVALFNILQEGDIQIRGFQLRFPLDIQFVFTANPEDYTNRGSIVTPLKDRIGSQILTHYPETIQIARAITEQEAKLEGDQKENISVPGLAMDIIEQIGFEARESEYIDVKSGVSARMSISAFENLVSAAELRGLKSKNLKTSVRLADFTGIIPALTGKMELVYEGEQEGSYYVAEQLIGRAVKTLFESYFPKVEKLEKPGEGGPYQEIVDWFFEQDEFVLSDDADDKTYHAQLDAITPLETLIQKYQPKVLTNEKHFLKEFVLWGLVESKKLSKSELENGTTFSDQFSSYVRGGLN; this comes from the coding sequence ATGAAAAAAATCAACACATTAGGCGAATTAAAGGCATCAGGATACCAAACAAAAAGCGTTAAGGAAGAATTGCGTTCCAACTTAATGGAGGCATTGAAAACAGGGAAACAACCCTTTGAAGGTATTCACGGATATGAAAATACAGTTATCCCTGAACTGGAACGTGCGATTTTAGCAAAACACAACATCAATCTATTGGGATTGCGCGGTCAGGCAAAAACCCGATTAGCGCGCTTGATGGTCAATTTATTGGACGAATGGATGCCGATTATTCAGGGTTCGGAAGTTAACGATGATCCTTTGGCGCCACTTTCACGCTATGCGAAGGATTTGATTGCTGAAAAAGGAGATGAAACACCAATCTCTTGGGTTCACAGAGATGAACGCTTTGCAGAAAAATTAGCAACTCCAGATGTTACTATTGCTGACCTCATCGGAGATGTAGATCCAATCAAAGCAGCGAATATGAAATTGTCGTATGCAGACGAGCGTGTGATCCATTTCGGAATGATTCCGCGTGCAAACCGTTGTATTTTCGTCATTAACGAATTACCCGATCTACAAGCTAGAATCCAGGTTGCCTTGTTCAATATTCTACAGGAAGGAGATATTCAAATTCGTGGATTCCAATTGCGGTTCCCACTAGATATTCAATTTGTATTTACAGCAAATCCAGAAGATTACACCAATCGCGGAAGTATTGTAACGCCTTTGAAAGACAGAATTGGTTCTCAAATTTTAACGCATTACCCTGAAACGATTCAAATTGCACGAGCAATCACAGAACAAGAAGCAAAATTGGAAGGTGATCAAAAAGAAAATATTTCCGTTCCAGGTTTGGCAATGGATATCATCGAACAAATTGGATTCGAAGCACGTGAAAGTGAATACATCGATGTGAAAAGTGGAGTAAGCGCTCGTATGAGTATTTCTGCTTTTGAAAACTTGGTGAGTGCAGCCGAATTACGCGGATTGAAAAGTAAAAATCTAAAAACAAGTGTTCGTTTAGCTGATTTCACTGGAATTATCCCTGCATTAACTGGGAAAATGGAATTGGTGTACGAAGGTGAACAAGAAGGAAGCTACTATGTCGCTGAACAATTGATTGGAAGAGCCGTAAAAACCTTATTTGAAAGCTATTTCCCGAAAGTGGAAAAATTAGAAAAACCAGGAGAAGGTGGTCCATACCAAGAAATCGTAGATTGGTTCTTCGAGCAAGATGAGTTTGTTCTTTCAGACGACGCAGATGATAAGACCTATCACGCACAATTAGACGCGATTACTCCTTTAGAAACGTTGATTCAGAAATACCAACCGAAAGTACTTACAAACGAGAAGCATTTCTTGAAAGAATTTGTTTTGTGGGGATTGGTTGAAAGTAAAAAACTAAGCAAATCAGAACTTGAAAACGGAACAACTTTTAGTGATCAATTTAGCTCTTATGTAAGAGGTGGATTGAATTAA
- a CDS encoding T9SS type B sorting domain-containing protein translates to MNKLYFLITLLFMLISANERVFSQNDVKSTVIGNPSIMESAANIVADNAGNTYIGGLQGNKGLIVKQDPLHVTIWSKTLSFTTNPNDDVTIAFLDIIGDTIFGCGKIHQFNQAKGTFYFKMNAQTGTMYWSKFEVISNGYLSCMRYSNGKYFLIGGSYGSAQVTAGKALAVSSQTGNLIWETPLLKYFMPLTATSPTTRAFFLNSTEVKNGQFYITGYTDGNTSGVTNWLGMPLLIGITDAGSVFMEKHLLFPYTPTNAQRFEGAQIRWDMDDHLVISCFEMMGASPQFNNTIVVKCDLLGNILFANGYDIGTNVTCTVDAMNETDSSYVLFGWGGFSVGPFDGLYVLKIDKAGNLEKCNSIQKPNVFYNPLSLGWTHLVGNSAFVNGTHYFTMEESSDINQFILNEELDFIDDCSRLDSLPVNVNPLSVSMPQLLKVILPSTMIFQDGAILEDVPVFAYCDGVSLDLVQNSGCSQATIQANIAGFTDPTFYWSNGSSSGNTTIANTTDTVFVRVLDTKCCELIDTIVPVLFPSSFAMNLPADTTVCLQSGNSFTITPTFSGANAPLQYLWSNTSTGTSLSITASGTYWVELSDSCLTLRDSIVVTVSSLPVIGNTPNITVCEDDFPTTLSPTVSTGASVLWNDGLLTPQRSVNGPGSYTIFATNACGTVNATIVVLQTNLSDVQLISSIDTCLQNGGVIILVPTFSDVNSVLWSDGTTSNQLSVLGSGMYTVYGSNACGIDSATCSVIINHFPELNLPTNLDTCFEIGVGFSYTVIGSQGSYQWSSGSQSATEWISQEGVYSCTLTNQCGSITDSMRVRRLTAVDLYFPNDSLLECEKQLSVSNLQIETNYNLEIVAPNGDLAGTFITESGWYIVHAFNACGEKWDSIYVNLQNEQYFYLPNSFTPNGDSYNDRFEFKGENIIVRDMRIFNRWGEEVFSQAGAFTGWDGIYRGEICPDGVYAIRVIYEDCFGIPTEFSGHVSLIR, encoded by the coding sequence ATGAATAAATTATACTTTTTAATTACGTTACTTTTCATGCTGATTTCAGCTAATGAACGTGTTTTTTCTCAAAATGACGTAAAAAGTACCGTGATTGGGAATCCTTCTATTATGGAATCGGCGGCAAATATTGTGGCAGATAATGCAGGAAATACTTATATCGGAGGACTTCAAGGAAACAAAGGGTTGATTGTGAAACAAGATCCACTTCATGTAACAATTTGGAGTAAGACACTTTCATTTACAACAAATCCGAATGACGATGTAACCATTGCATTTTTAGATATTATCGGAGATACAATCTTTGGCTGCGGGAAAATTCATCAATTCAATCAGGCGAAAGGAACATTCTATTTCAAGATGAATGCGCAGACAGGAACGATGTATTGGTCTAAATTCGAAGTAATATCTAATGGTTATTTGTCCTGTATGCGCTATTCCAATGGAAAATATTTTCTGATTGGTGGAAGTTATGGTTCTGCACAAGTTACAGCTGGAAAGGCATTGGCTGTTTCGTCTCAAACTGGAAATTTAATTTGGGAGACTCCTTTATTGAAATATTTCATGCCACTAACAGCAACGAGTCCTACCACTCGTGCATTTTTCTTGAATTCAACAGAAGTGAAGAATGGTCAATTCTACATTACAGGATATACAGATGGAAATACTTCAGGGGTAACCAATTGGTTAGGAATGCCTTTATTAATTGGGATTACGGATGCTGGTTCCGTTTTTATGGAGAAACACCTATTGTTTCCTTATACTCCGACAAATGCTCAGCGTTTTGAGGGGGCTCAGATTCGTTGGGACATGGATGATCATTTAGTTATTTCTTGCTTTGAAATGATGGGAGCTTCCCCACAGTTTAATAATACGATTGTTGTTAAGTGTGACCTATTGGGTAATATCTTATTCGCAAATGGGTACGATATAGGAACGAATGTTACATGCACGGTTGATGCTATGAATGAAACAGATTCGAGCTACGTATTATTTGGTTGGGGTGGATTTTCAGTTGGACCTTTTGATGGCTTATATGTACTCAAAATAGACAAAGCGGGAAATCTTGAAAAATGTAATAGCATTCAAAAACCCAATGTATTTTATAATCCCTTAAGTCTTGGATGGACGCATTTGGTTGGGAATAGTGCATTTGTAAACGGGACTCATTATTTTACGATGGAGGAAAGTTCCGATATCAATCAGTTTATTTTAAACGAAGAGCTCGATTTTATTGATGATTGTTCACGATTGGATAGTTTACCTGTGAATGTAAATCCGCTCTCAGTTTCGATGCCTCAGTTGTTGAAGGTAATTCTCCCAAGTACGATGATTTTTCAAGATGGGGCTATTTTGGAAGATGTTCCAGTTTTTGCTTATTGCGATGGAGTTTCATTGGATTTAGTTCAAAACTCGGGGTGTAGTCAGGCAACGATTCAAGCAAATATAGCTGGTTTCACTGATCCAACATTTTATTGGTCAAATGGATCGTCTTCTGGAAATACTACAATCGCTAATACAACAGATACGGTTTTTGTTCGCGTTTTAGATACCAAATGCTGCGAATTAATCGATACGATTGTTCCCGTTTTGTTTCCATCTTCTTTTGCAATGAATCTTCCTGCTGATACAACAGTTTGTCTTCAATCTGGAAATTCATTTACGATTACACCCACATTCTCTGGAGCAAATGCACCCCTTCAGTATTTGTGGAGTAATACTTCAACAGGGACTTCTTTGTCAATAACTGCTTCTGGAACATATTGGGTAGAACTTTCTGACAGTTGTTTGACATTGCGCGATTCGATTGTTGTTACGGTGAGTTCGCTTCCAGTTATTGGAAACACACCGAATATTACTGTTTGCGAAGACGATTTTCCTACGACTTTAAGTCCAACAGTTTCAACTGGTGCATCTGTTTTGTGGAATGATGGGCTGTTAACTCCTCAGAGAAGTGTAAATGGTCCTGGTTCGTATACGATTTTTGCTACAAACGCTTGTGGAACTGTCAATGCAACGATTGTGGTTTTACAAACGAATTTATCGGATGTTCAACTTATTTCATCCATTGATACCTGTCTTCAAAACGGAGGTGTAATTATTCTTGTGCCGACTTTTTCAGATGTAAATAGTGTTCTTTGGTCGGACGGAACTACTAGCAATCAATTGTCCGTTTTGGGTTCAGGAATGTATACCGTTTATGGCTCAAATGCTTGTGGAATTGATTCTGCAACGTGTTCTGTTATAATTAATCATTTTCCTGAATTGAATCTTCCAACGAATTTGGATACGTGTTTTGAGATAGGAGTAGGATTTTCATATACAGTTATCGGTTCTCAAGGTTCTTACCAATGGAGTTCGGGCTCACAAAGTGCAACGGAATGGATTTCCCAAGAAGGTGTTTATTCGTGTACCTTGACAAACCAATGCGGAAGTATTACCGATTCGATGCGTGTTCGTCGTTTGACAGCCGTTGATCTCTATTTTCCAAATGATTCGCTTTTGGAGTGTGAAAAGCAATTGTCTGTTTCCAATTTGCAAATCGAAACCAACTACAATTTGGAAATAGTTGCACCGAATGGAGATTTGGCAGGAACTTTTATCACCGAATCTGGCTGGTATATCGTTCATGCGTTTAATGCTTGCGGCGAAAAGTGGGATTCAATTTATGTGAATTTGCAGAACGAACAATATTTCTATTTACCAAATTCCTTTACTCCAAATGGAGATTCTTACAACGACCGATTTGAATTTAAAGGAGAGAATATCATCGTTCGGGACATGCGCATTTTCAATCGTTGGGGAGAAGAAGTGTTTTCACAAGCAGGAGCTTTCACAGGTTGGGATGGAATTTATCGTGGAGAAATTTGTCCAGATGGAGTGTATGCCATCCGTGTTATTTACGAAGATTGTTTTGGTATTCCCACAGAGTTTAGCGGACATGTGAGTTTAATTCGATAG
- a CDS encoding DUF475 domain-containing protein produces MMNQFHEFTALMTEHPLNAVLLILGILLLEIILSFDNAAVLATMVKDLPKEQQAKALKYGILGAYFFRGLALILVESILSIWWFKPIGGAYLIYMCIKHFSARSVHQEIEDEVQETKKSFIYRGTVGVIGIFWSTVLAVEFMDIVFSIDNIFAVVAYSENIVLICIGVFIGILAMRYVAKYFVVLMEKYPFLENSAFLVIGILGVKLCLALLVHYVPSTKWIESEQFDLCVSGLTLAIFVVPILFHKAKKN; encoded by the coding sequence ATGATGAATCAATTCCATGAATTTACAGCTCTGATGACAGAGCATCCTTTGAATGCTGTTTTATTGATTCTTGGAATTTTACTACTTGAAATTATTTTATCATTTGACAACGCGGCTGTTCTTGCAACAATGGTAAAAGATTTACCGAAAGAGCAACAAGCCAAAGCGTTGAAATATGGAATTCTTGGAGCTTATTTTTTTCGTGGTTTGGCCTTGATTTTGGTAGAATCTATCTTGAGTATTTGGTGGTTTAAACCAATTGGTGGCGCTTATCTGATATATATGTGTATCAAGCATTTTTCTGCAAGAAGTGTTCACCAAGAAATCGAAGATGAGGTTCAGGAAACGAAAAAAAGCTTTATTTACCGCGGAACAGTGGGTGTAATCGGAATCTTTTGGTCGACAGTTTTAGCGGTTGAATTTATGGATATCGTTTTTTCCATCGACAATATTTTTGCTGTTGTTGCTTATTCTGAGAATATCGTTTTGATTTGTATTGGAGTATTCATAGGCATTCTGGCGATGCGATATGTTGCTAAATACTTCGTGGTTTTAATGGAAAAATACCCTTTCTTGGAAAATTCTGCATTCCTCGTGATTGGAATCTTAGGAGTAAAGTTGTGTTTGGCATTATTGGTTCATTATGTACCATCTACAAAGTGGATTGAATCGGAGCAATTTGATTTGTGTGTTTCTGGTTTAACCCTTGCAATTTTCGTTGTTCCCATCCTTTTTCATAAAGCGAAAAAAAACTAA
- the uvrB gene encoding excinuclease ABC subunit UvrB encodes MDFQLVSEFKPTGDQPEAIKQLVKGIDDGHFAQTLLGVTGSGKTFTMANVIQQTGKPTLILSHNKTLAAQLYGEFKQFFPNNSVEYFVSYYDYYQPEAYLPVTDTFIEKDMQINDEIEKLRLSATSALLSGRRDVIVIASVSCIYGIGNPNEFANSIIPIHVGQLFPRNKFLLRLVENLYSRTEAEFKRGTFRVKGDTVDIHLAYADYALRVEFWGDEIERIRTIDPENNSEIEIFQEIQIYPANIFVSSPETTRKAIDQIGEDMVIQVENFKREKKILEAKRLEERTSYDMEMMRELGYCSGIENYSRYFDQREPGTRPFCLLDYFPDDYLMIVDESHVTMPQIRAMYGGDRARKINLVDYGFRIQAAMDNRPLMFDEFQTLINQIVYVSATPADYELEQSEGVVVEQLIRPTGLLDPIIEVRPSLNQIDDLIEEMQLRIEKDERTLVTTLTKRMAEELQKYLDKLGIACRYIHSDIDTIERVEILRQLRLGEFDVLIGVNLLREGLDLPEVSLVAIIDADKEGFLRNERSLVQTVGRAARNINGRVIMYADKMTKSMERTISETERRRAMQIEYNEAHGLVPTALNKSTEVILKSTKVADGDPETRSQKYTPYEAGTGLFAAEPTVNYKDPEELEKAIGAKRKQMEKAAKDLDFIEAARLRDELFELQARKK; translated from the coding sequence ATGGATTTCCAACTCGTTTCTGAATTCAAACCTACAGGTGATCAACCTGAAGCAATCAAGCAATTGGTAAAAGGAATTGATGATGGGCACTTTGCTCAAACCCTGTTAGGGGTTACAGGAAGTGGAAAAACATTCACAATGGCAAATGTGATTCAACAAACGGGAAAACCAACGTTGATTTTGTCACACAACAAAACGCTTGCAGCCCAACTTTACGGAGAATTCAAGCAGTTTTTTCCAAACAACTCGGTTGAGTACTTCGTAAGCTATTACGACTACTACCAACCCGAAGCCTACTTGCCTGTCACAGACACATTCATTGAGAAGGATATGCAAATCAATGATGAGATTGAAAAGCTACGACTTTCTGCCACATCTGCATTGCTTTCTGGAAGAAGAGATGTCATCGTAATTGCTTCAGTAAGTTGTATTTATGGTATCGGAAATCCGAATGAATTTGCCAATTCGATTATTCCTATTCATGTGGGACAATTGTTTCCTAGAAACAAATTTTTACTGCGTTTGGTTGAAAATTTGTACTCACGGACAGAAGCAGAATTCAAACGCGGGACTTTTAGAGTAAAAGGAGATACTGTTGATATTCATTTGGCTTATGCAGATTATGCCTTACGTGTGGAGTTTTGGGGAGATGAAATTGAGCGTATTCGCACCATCGATCCTGAGAACAACTCGGAAATAGAAATTTTTCAAGAAATTCAAATATATCCTGCAAACATTTTTGTTTCCAGTCCTGAAACTACCCGAAAAGCCATTGACCAAATTGGTGAAGACATGGTGATTCAAGTGGAAAATTTCAAACGAGAAAAGAAAATACTCGAAGCAAAACGCTTGGAAGAACGCACTTCGTACGACATGGAAATGATGCGGGAATTGGGCTATTGTTCTGGAATTGAAAATTATTCACGCTATTTCGACCAACGTGAACCAGGAACTCGCCCATTCTGTTTGTTGGATTATTTTCCAGATGATTACTTAATGATTGTCGATGAAAGTCACGTGACAATGCCTCAAATTCGAGCAATGTATGGTGGTGATCGCGCCCGCAAAATAAATTTAGTTGATTACGGTTTCCGCATTCAAGCAGCAATGGACAATCGCCCGTTGATGTTTGATGAGTTTCAAACCTTGATCAACCAAATCGTTTATGTGTCTGCGACCCCTGCGGATTATGAATTGGAGCAGTCGGAAGGAGTTGTGGTAGAGCAATTGATACGCCCAACTGGATTGTTGGATCCGATTATTGAAGTGCGTCCGAGCTTGAATCAAATTGATGATTTGATTGAGGAAATGCAGCTTCGAATAGAAAAGGATGAACGTACCTTGGTAACAACTCTAACCAAACGAATGGCCGAGGAGTTGCAAAAATACTTAGACAAACTGGGAATTGCTTGTCGCTATATTCATTCTGATATTGATACCATTGAGCGGGTTGAAATCTTGCGTCAATTGCGTTTGGGAGAATTTGATGTACTCATTGGAGTAAATTTACTTCGAGAAGGATTGGATTTGCCCGAAGTAAGTTTGGTTGCTATCATAGATGCCGATAAAGAAGGATTTTTGAGAAATGAACGTTCTTTAGTACAAACTGTGGGGAGAGCAGCACGAAACATCAATGGTCGTGTAATTATGTATGCCGATAAAATGACGAAATCGATGGAACGAACCATTTCGGAAACGGAACGCAGAAGGGCCATGCAGATAGAATACAATGAAGCACACGGACTTGTTCCAACTGCTTTAAATAAGTCAACAGAGGTCATTTTGAAATCGACAAAAGTTGCAGATGGTGATCCAGAAACGCGTTCTCAAAAATACACTCCTTACGAAGCTGGGACTGGATTATTTGCTGCAGAACCGACTGTAAACTACAAAGATCCAGAAGAGTTGGAAAAGGCAATTGGAGCGAAGCGCAAACAAATGGAAAAAGCAGCCAAAGACTTGGATTTCATTGAAGCTGCACGTTTGAGAGATGAATTATTTGAATTACAGGCTAGAAAGAAATAG
- a CDS encoding T9SS type B sorting domain-containing protein: MRKTLLLLSLTFLSVVSMNLVFSQNDEKSTIIGNLADDETAANIVADALGNTYVAGKQNNKGLIVKQNAMHVPLWSKTLSFSTNPTNNTMITFLDILGDTLIGCGTLGVSGSMTGSFYFKMNAQTGALYWSKFNMTSISAVWCMRYSNGKFFLVGSVHNVPDFCGKVWAVSSQTGNVIWETPLLHYLLPNPSNMTNHTLFVSATKMVNGKLFITGFSDNTIGEKTPIVIGITETGTVFFEKYLSVIVPTGGSFKARGTIIHSDMNGNLVLGVDSDNTNFFADLFLVKSDTLGNILFCKNYNVDSNAIGSIAALNETATSYVFFGTNWGYFDGTYTLKVDKGGNVEKCVGISKPNISTGTAIGVFGRSLGNSMFLNGNHYFTSTETSYSIFQTDINQIILDEELTTIEDCSQLFELPVPTIDAIASFQPLTVSYIPNITPFQNGGILADVTFSPNCENISLDLVQNTGCQSMITANVAGFTDPTFYWSTGDTTGVNMLSVNITDTIFLRVLDTKCCELIDTIVPVIIPSTFTMNLPADTSICLQPGSSFTITPTFSGANAPVQYLWSDNSTGTSLNITQSGTYWLELSDSCLTRIDSIVMIVNSLPVIGNIANVSVCEDDFPATLNPTVSSGASVLWDNGVITPNRTVNVPGSYIIAATNSCGTTNAAVVVSQINLPDVQLTALVDTCIQSGASIVLIPVLTNVNTVLWSNGSTGIQLTVSNSGTYVVYGSNQCGIDSANTIVSVNSLPVIGNTANVTVCEGDFPAILNPTISAGASVLWDDGTVSAQRSVNGPGSYTISATNNCGTVNAVISVAQTNLPHVQLISSIDTCIQNGGNIVLIPTFLDVNSVLWSNGSIGNQLTVSANGNYTVYGSNNCGIDSATCSVAIKHFPELDLPTNLDTCFEIGVGFSYTALGSVGSYQWSSGSQSATEWISQEGVYSCTLTNQCGSITDSMRVRRLTAVDLYFPKDSLLECEKQLSVSNLQIETNYNLEIFAPNGDLVGTFLTESGWYAVHAFNACGEKWDSIYVNLQNEQFFYLPNSFTPNGDSYNDRFEFKGENIIVRDMRIFNRWGEEVFSQAGAFTGWDGIYRGENCPDGVYAIRVIYEDCFGIPTEFSGHVSLIR, encoded by the coding sequence ATGAGAAAAACACTACTTCTATTATCGCTGACTTTTTTGTCTGTAGTTAGCATGAATCTGGTGTTTTCTCAAAACGATGAGAAAAGCACAATCATTGGAAATCTGGCAGATGATGAAACCGCAGCGAATATCGTGGCTGATGCTTTAGGGAATACCTACGTGGCAGGAAAGCAAAATAACAAAGGATTAATTGTGAAACAAAATGCAATGCATGTTCCTTTGTGGAGTAAAACGCTTTCGTTTAGTACAAATCCGACCAATAATACAATGATTACATTCCTGGATATTCTCGGAGATACCTTAATTGGTTGTGGAACTCTCGGTGTATCCGGTTCAATGACCGGTTCTTTTTACTTTAAAATGAATGCGCAAACAGGAGCATTGTATTGGTCCAAATTTAATATGACTTCAATCAGTGCTGTCTGGTGTATGCGCTATTCGAACGGAAAATTCTTTTTGGTGGGTTCTGTCCATAATGTACCAGATTTCTGCGGTAAAGTATGGGCTGTTTCTTCCCAAACCGGAAATGTGATTTGGGAAACTCCTTTACTGCATTATTTGCTTCCAAATCCATCGAATATGACGAATCATACGCTCTTTGTGAGTGCAACTAAAATGGTCAATGGAAAATTATTTATTACTGGATTTTCGGATAATACGATTGGTGAAAAAACACCTATTGTAATTGGGATTACTGAAACGGGGACTGTCTTTTTTGAAAAATACCTTTCAGTCATCGTTCCGACCGGAGGATCTTTCAAGGCGCGGGGAACTATCATCCATTCGGATATGAATGGGAATCTCGTTCTGGGAGTAGATAGCGATAACACGAATTTTTTTGCAGATCTTTTTTTAGTCAAGAGTGATACTTTGGGAAATATCCTGTTTTGCAAAAACTACAATGTGGATAGTAATGCAATCGGATCAATAGCTGCATTGAATGAAACCGCAACCAGTTATGTGTTTTTTGGAACGAATTGGGGGTATTTTGATGGAACATATACATTAAAAGTAGATAAGGGCGGAAATGTTGAAAAATGCGTTGGGATTTCAAAACCAAATATTTCAACAGGAACTGCCATAGGAGTATTTGGACGTTCGCTTGGAAACAGTATGTTCCTAAATGGGAACCATTATTTTACAAGTACAGAAACCTCTTATTCTATCTTTCAAACGGATATCAACCAGATTATCCTGGATGAAGAACTCACTACTATTGAGGATTGTTCGCAGCTTTTCGAATTACCTGTTCCTACAATTGATGCGATTGCTTCATTTCAACCTTTGACTGTTTCGTATATCCCTAATATTACGCCTTTTCAGAACGGAGGCATATTAGCGGATGTTACATTTTCTCCTAATTGTGAGAATATTTCTCTGGACTTGGTTCAAAATACAGGTTGTCAATCAATGATCACTGCTAACGTGGCCGGTTTCACTGACCCAACATTTTACTGGTCTACCGGAGACACAACTGGTGTAAATATGCTTTCAGTGAATATAACCGATACGATCTTTCTTCGGGTACTCGACACGAAATGCTGCGAATTAATTGATACGATTGTTCCTGTAATCATTCCGTCTACTTTTACGATGAATCTTCCGGCTGATACGAGTATTTGTCTTCAACCTGGATCTTCGTTTACAATTACACCAACATTCTCTGGGGCCAATGCACCTGTTCAGTATTTATGGAGCGATAATTCTACAGGAACTTCTTTAAACATCACACAATCAGGGACCTATTGGTTAGAACTTTCAGATAGTTGTTTGACAAGAATAGATTCGATTGTGATGATAGTTAATTCACTTCCAGTTATTGGGAATATAGCGAACGTAAGTGTTTGTGAAGACGATTTTCCTGCAACGTTAAATCCTACAGTTTCTTCTGGAGCAAGTGTTTTATGGGACAATGGAGTTATAACCCCAAACAGAACTGTAAACGTTCCTGGATCTTATATAATTGCTGCAACAAATTCCTGTGGAACCACGAATGCCGCTGTAGTTGTTTCTCAGATCAATTTGCCTGATGTACAATTGACTGCTTTGGTTGATACGTGTATTCAATCTGGTGCAAGTATTGTTTTAATACCTGTATTAACGAATGTAAATACGGTACTTTGGTCGAATGGCAGCACGGGAATTCAATTAACGGTTTCTAATTCTGGAACGTATGTTGTTTATGGTTCGAATCAGTGTGGAATCGATTCGGCAAATACTATTGTAAGTGTTAATTCACTTCCGGTTATCGGGAATACAGCAAATGTAACGGTGTGTGAAGGTGATTTTCCTGCGATTTTAAATCCGACGATTTCTGCAGGCGCTAGCGTTTTGTGGGATGACGGAACAGTATCAGCACAAAGAAGTGTGAATGGTCCGGGATCTTATACGATTTCTGCAACGAATAATTGTGGAACCGTGAATGCGGTCATTTCAGTTGCTCAAACGAATTTACCTCATGTACAGCTTATTTCATCGATTGACACATGTATTCAAAATGGAGGAAATATTGTTCTTATTCCAACTTTTTTAGATGTAAATAGTGTTCTTTGGTCGAATGGAAGTATTGGAAACCAATTAACGGTTTCTGCAAACGGAAATTATACCGTTTACGGGTCAAATAACTGTGGGATTGATTCTGCAACTTGTTCTGTGGCCATTAAACATTTCCCAGAATTAGATCTTCCAACGAATTTGGATACTTGTTTCGAAATAGGAGTAGGATTTTCATACACTGCTTTGGGCTCAGTTGGTTCTTACCAATGGAGTTCGGGCTCACAAAGTGCAACGGAATGGATTTCCCAAGAAGGTGTTTATTCGTGCACCTTGACAAACCAATGCGGAAGTATTACCGATTCCATGCGGGTTCGTCGTTTGACAGCCGTTGATTTGTATTTCCCCAAGGATTCGCTTTTGGAGTGTGAAAAGCAATTGTCCGTTTCTAATTTGCAGATTGAAACGAATTATAACCTGGAAATTTTTGCCCCGAATGGCGATTTGGTGGGAACCTTTTTAACTGAATCAGGCTGGTATGCAGTTCATGCTTTCAACGCTTGCGGTGAAAAATGGGATTCTATTTATGTGAATTTACAGAATGAACAATTCTTCTATTTGCCCAATTCCTTTACTCCAAATGGAGACTCTTACAATGATCGATTTGAATTCAAAGGTGAAAATATCATCGTTCGGGACATGCGTATTTTCAATCGTTGGGGAGAAGAAGTGTTTTCACAAGCAGGAGCTTTCACAGGTTGGGATGGAATTTATCGTGGAGAAAATTGTCCAGATGGTGTGTATGCCATTCGTGTAATCTATGAAGACTGTTTTGGCATTCCCACAGAGTTTAGCGGACATGTGAGTTTAATTCGATAA